Proteins from a genomic interval of Pseudomonas versuta:
- the sixA gene encoding phosphohistidine phosphatase SixA — protein sequence MKVWILRHGEAQPHARRDAERELTAHGREQVLHSAARLIGQPLDSILVSPYVRAQQTAESVRKVLDFTPELVTVPWLTPESDPRHALSQLPDGGNVLLVTHQPFVGDLISLLLHGHMRQPQPMQTASLAELEGEWPLAGSMTLCNVWHP from the coding sequence ATGAAAGTCTGGATCTTGCGCCATGGCGAAGCCCAGCCCCACGCAAGACGTGATGCCGAGCGCGAGCTGACTGCCCACGGTCGTGAACAGGTGCTGCACAGCGCTGCCCGGTTGATCGGCCAGCCCCTGGACAGCATTTTGGTAAGCCCGTACGTCCGGGCTCAGCAAACCGCTGAGTCAGTGCGCAAGGTTCTGGATTTTACCCCCGAACTCGTCACCGTGCCGTGGCTGACACCCGAAAGCGACCCCAGGCATGCCCTGAGCCAACTTCCCGATGGCGGCAATGTGCTGCTGGTCACCCATCAACCTTTTGTGGGTGATCTGATCAGCTTGCTGCTGCATGGCCACATGCGCCAGCCGCAGCCAATGCAGACGGCCAGCCTGGCGGAACTCGAAGGCGAGTGGCCGCTGGCGGGCAGCATGACGTTGTGCAATGTGTGGCATCCCTGA
- a CDS encoding DUF4389 domain-containing protein, whose product MSDRKTSPQYESIVLRVLWMLVFFLVWQVAQFVLGALVLVQLIYRLIYGAPNGGLMNFGDSLSLYLAQIGRFGTFHTEQKPWPFADWPAPRPPEGEAPYVAPANGAETKP is encoded by the coding sequence ATGAGCGATAGAAAAACTTCACCCCAGTACGAATCCATTGTTTTACGCGTGCTCTGGATGCTGGTTTTCTTTCTGGTCTGGCAAGTTGCGCAATTTGTACTTGGCGCATTGGTGCTGGTGCAACTGATCTACCGTCTGATCTACGGTGCACCCAATGGCGGGCTGATGAATTTTGGCGACAGCCTTAGCCTTTATCTCGCTCAAATCGGACGCTTTGGCACCTTTCACACTGAGCAAAAGCCCTGGCCGTTCGCCGATTGGCCAGCGCCTCGCCCGCCAGAAGGCGAAGCACCTTATGTGGCACCGGCTAACGGCGCAGAGACCAAACCATGA
- a CDS encoding NAD(P)H-dependent glycerol-3-phosphate dehydrogenase has product MTEQHAIAVLGGGSFGTAVANLLAENGHRVRQWMRDPEQAEAIRLNRENPRYLKGIKIHPLVEPVTDLQATLDGCELCFVALPSSALRNVLAEHAERLSGKMLVSLTKGIEAHSFKLMSEILEEIAPQARIGVLSGPNLAREVAEHALTATVVASADEELCTRVQAALHGRTFRVYASADRFGVELGGALKNVYAIIAGMAVALGMGENTKSMLITRALAEMTRFAVSQGANPMTFLGLAGVGDLIVTCSSPKSRNYQVGYALGQGLSLEEAVTRLGEVAEGVNTLKVLKVKAQELNVYMPLVAGLHAILFEGRTLNQVIELLMRAEPKTDVDFISTSGFN; this is encoded by the coding sequence ATGACTGAACAGCACGCTATTGCGGTCTTGGGAGGCGGAAGTTTTGGCACTGCCGTGGCCAACTTGCTGGCAGAAAACGGTCATCGTGTGCGCCAGTGGATGCGCGACCCCGAACAGGCCGAGGCGATACGCCTCAATCGAGAGAACCCGCGCTACCTTAAAGGCATCAAGATTCACCCCCTGGTGGAGCCGGTCACTGATTTGCAGGCAACGCTCGACGGCTGTGAACTGTGTTTTGTGGCATTGCCTTCCAGCGCCCTGCGCAATGTGCTCGCAGAGCATGCCGAACGACTGAGCGGTAAAATGCTGGTCAGCCTGACCAAAGGGATTGAAGCCCACAGTTTCAAGTTGATGAGTGAGATTCTTGAGGAAATCGCTCCCCAAGCCCGGATAGGCGTGTTGTCCGGCCCCAATCTGGCCCGTGAGGTCGCCGAGCATGCATTGACCGCGACGGTGGTCGCCAGTGCCGACGAAGAACTTTGCACGCGCGTACAGGCTGCTTTGCACGGGCGCACATTTCGGGTCTACGCCAGTGCCGACCGGTTTGGTGTGGAGTTGGGCGGGGCGTTGAAAAACGTATACGCCATCATTGCCGGCATGGCTGTGGCGCTGGGTATGGGCGAAAACACCAAGAGCATGCTGATTACACGTGCGCTGGCAGAAATGACCCGTTTTGCAGTCAGTCAGGGCGCCAATCCCATGACCTTTCTCGGATTGGCTGGCGTAGGCGATTTGATCGTCACCTGCTCATCGCCCAAAAGCCGTAACTATCAGGTCGGGTATGCCCTTGGGCAAGGCTTGAGCCTGGAAGAGGCCGTCACCCGTCTGGGCGAAGTAGCCGAAGGCGTGAATACGCTCAAGGTGCTGAAGGTCAAGGCGCAAGAGTTGAATGTTTACATGCCGTTGGTTGCAGGCTTGCATGCCATTCTGTTTGAAGGCCGCACCCTCAATCAGGTGATTGAGCTGCTGATGCGCGCAGAGCCCAAAACCGATGTCGACTTTATCTCCACCAGCGGTTTCAACTGA
- a CDS encoding response regulator, producing the protein MSVRSRWNIRTRTQMMSLGPALLLTLLLISFFTFIRIQDLRQELNHTGQLIANQLAPASEYGILSGNTEVLDTLIKNALNTPHVQFVQVQDSANKMLFHAGQPLTGTDRESHAEVFQAPVRMPGNSSGNYLATSNRQATLPAQSDAGRVVVGMSNEAFNKRQQEILLKALILALFALGFTYLLARRLASNLSKPIIDMSNAVKAIQQGDYKMPLPVVDDSELGSLARHINNLADGLEKASREQETTIAQLIQTREEAEQANRAKTDFLAMMSHELRTPMNGVLGMLQLLETTEMTEEQTEYAALASESTEHLLKVINDILDFSRIERSILELEHIPFNLAELVSNCAQAFQHSAGQRGLSLQLTIPAGLQDLHVLGDPTRIRQILVNLIGNALKFTEQGQISIEPLWQPLDHELIWFTCTVSDSGIGISTDKLDSMFNAFQQADSSISRRYGGTGLGLPIARTLAERMGGTLNAKSEETRGSVFTLQIPLELHQLTANKQRPESATEPMPVKGRKVLLVEDNRVNQTVIEAVLRNLGYEVSAVSDGAQAIHHANTENYAAILMDCRLPIIDGYEATRQIRKLPGCATVPIIALTANALQGDRENCLQAGMNDYLAKPFKRADLEQILQRWVQ; encoded by the coding sequence ATGAGCGTTCGCAGCCGCTGGAACATACGGACCCGCACGCAGATGATGAGTCTGGGGCCGGCGTTACTGCTGACGTTGCTGCTAATCAGCTTTTTTACATTTATTCGCATCCAGGACTTGCGCCAGGAGCTGAATCACACCGGCCAATTGATTGCCAACCAATTGGCACCCGCTTCCGAATACGGAATTTTATCCGGCAACACCGAAGTGCTGGACACCCTAATAAAAAACGCACTCAACACGCCACATGTGCAATTTGTACAAGTGCAGGATTCTGCCAACAAGATGTTGTTTCATGCCGGGCAACCGCTTACCGGCACGGACCGGGAATCACATGCCGAGGTATTCCAGGCACCGGTTCGCATGCCGGGAAACAGCTCCGGTAATTACCTGGCGACGAGTAACCGCCAGGCAACACTGCCGGCACAAAGCGATGCCGGCCGGGTAGTGGTCGGCATGTCCAATGAGGCCTTCAACAAGCGCCAGCAAGAAATCCTGCTCAAGGCATTGATTCTGGCGCTCTTTGCACTGGGCTTTACGTACCTGCTGGCCCGCCGTCTGGCGAGCAACTTGTCCAAACCCATCATCGATATGAGCAATGCAGTCAAAGCCATTCAGCAAGGCGATTACAAAATGCCTTTGCCAGTGGTCGACGATAGCGAACTGGGCAGCCTGGCCCGCCATATCAACAACTTGGCCGACGGCCTTGAAAAGGCCAGTCGCGAGCAGGAAACAACCATCGCGCAATTGATCCAGACCCGTGAAGAGGCGGAACAGGCCAATCGCGCAAAAACTGATTTCCTGGCGATGATGAGCCATGAGCTTCGCACCCCGATGAATGGCGTGCTGGGGATGCTGCAGTTACTGGAAACCACTGAGATGACTGAGGAGCAGACCGAGTATGCGGCTCTGGCTTCAGAATCTACCGAACACTTGCTGAAGGTGATCAACGACATCCTCGACTTCTCGAGAATTGAACGCTCGATACTTGAACTCGAACACATCCCCTTCAATCTGGCCGAACTGGTGAGTAACTGCGCTCAAGCTTTCCAGCACAGTGCCGGGCAGCGAGGGTTGAGCTTGCAGCTGACAATTCCGGCGGGCCTGCAGGACCTGCACGTGCTCGGAGATCCGACCCGTATACGGCAGATTCTGGTCAATTTGATCGGCAATGCCTTGAAGTTTACCGAGCAGGGACAAATCAGCATCGAGCCGCTTTGGCAGCCCCTGGATCATGAACTGATCTGGTTCACCTGCACGGTAAGCGACAGCGGTATCGGGATCAGCACCGATAAACTGGACTCGATGTTCAATGCCTTCCAGCAAGCCGACAGCTCGATTTCACGTCGTTATGGCGGCACCGGGCTGGGCCTGCCCATTGCCCGGACGCTGGCCGAGCGCATGGGCGGCACGCTGAATGCCAAAAGCGAGGAAACCCGGGGCTCTGTGTTTACACTGCAGATCCCGCTGGAGCTGCACCAGCTCACTGCAAACAAACAGAGACCCGAGTCGGCGACTGAGCCAATGCCTGTCAAGGGCCGCAAAGTCCTGCTGGTAGAGGATAACCGGGTCAATCAGACGGTGATTGAGGCGGTCTTGAGGAACCTGGGGTATGAGGTAAGTGCAGTCAGTGACGGTGCACAGGCAATTCATCACGCCAATACTGAGAACTACGCGGCTATTTTGATGGACTGCCGACTGCCAATCATTGATGGCTATGAAGCTACCCGGCAAATCCGCAAGCTGCCGGGGTGCGCCACAGTACCCATCATTGCCCTGACAGCCAACGCCCTGCAGGGTGATCGGGAAAACTGCCTGCAAGCCGGAATGAACGATTACCTCGCCAAACCATTCAAACGGGCTGACCTGGAACAAATTCTGCAGCGCTGGGTGCAGTAA
- the fabA gene encoding 3-hydroxyacyl-[acyl-carrier-protein] dehydratase FabA gives MTKQNAFTREDLLRCSRGELFGPGNAQLPAPNMLMVDRITHITEEGGKYGKGELVAELDINPDLWFFACHFEGDPVMPGCLGLDAMWQLVGFFLGWQGLPGRGRALGSGEVKFFGQVLPTAKKITYNIQIKRVLRGKLNLAIADGSVSVDGREIYTAEGLRVGVFTSTENF, from the coding sequence ATGACCAAACAAAACGCCTTTACTCGGGAAGATTTGCTGCGCTGTAGCCGCGGCGAGCTATTCGGCCCAGGTAACGCGCAACTGCCCGCCCCTAATATGCTGATGGTGGATCGCATCACGCATATCACTGAAGAGGGTGGCAAGTACGGCAAAGGTGAATTGGTCGCCGAGCTGGATATCAATCCGGACCTGTGGTTCTTTGCCTGTCACTTTGAAGGCGACCCGGTGATGCCGGGCTGCCTGGGCCTTGATGCCATGTGGCAGCTGGTCGGCTTTTTCCTGGGCTGGCAAGGTTTGCCCGGCCGCGGCCGCGCCCTGGGTTCGGGCGAAGTTAAATTCTTCGGCCAGGTCTTGCCGACCGCCAAGAAGATTACTTACAACATTCAGATCAAACGTGTCCTGCGCGGCAAGCTGAACCTGGCCATTGCCGATGGTTCTGTCAGCGTTGACGGTCGCGAGATTTACACCGCCGAAGGCCTTCGGGTCGGCGTTTTTACTTCCACTGAAAACTTCTAA
- the fabB gene encoding beta-ketoacyl-ACP synthase I — MRRVVITGLGIVSCLGNDKETVSANLRASRPGIRFNPEYAEMGLRSQVSGSIDLPLEELIDRKIYRFVGHAAAYAYLAMKDAITDSGLTEEQVSNPRTGLIAGSGGASTLNQMEALDILREKGVKRVGPYRVTRTMGSTVSACLATPFKIKGVNYSISSACATSAHCIGTAVEQIQLGKQDIVFAGGGEEEHWSQSFLFDAMGALSTQYNDTPEKASRAYDKNRDGFVIAGGGGMVVVEELEHALARGAKIYAEIVGYGATSDGYDMVAPSGEGAIRCMQMAMSTVDGPIDYLNTHGTSTPVGDAKEMEGVRAVFGDKAPAISSTKSLSGHSLGAAGVHEAIYCLLMMEGNFIAGSANIEELDPVVADMPILTQTRENVTLNNVMSNSFGFGGTNATLVLKRWTGK, encoded by the coding sequence ATGCGCCGCGTCGTTATCACTGGTCTGGGCATTGTTTCGTGCTTGGGCAATGACAAAGAGACCGTCTCCGCTAACCTGCGTGCAAGTCGCCCTGGCATCCGATTCAACCCGGAATATGCCGAAATGGGTCTGCGTAGCCAGGTTTCCGGCTCCATCGACCTGCCTCTTGAAGAGCTGATCGATCGCAAGATCTATCGCTTCGTCGGCCACGCAGCGGCTTACGCCTACCTGGCCATGAAAGATGCCATTACCGATTCAGGCCTGACCGAGGAGCAAGTCTCCAACCCGCGTACCGGCCTGATTGCCGGCTCCGGCGGCGCGTCGACCTTGAACCAGATGGAAGCGCTGGACATCCTGCGCGAAAAAGGCGTCAAGCGTGTTGGCCCGTACCGTGTTACGCGGACCATGGGCAGCACCGTTTCCGCCTGTCTGGCCACCCCGTTCAAGATCAAGGGCGTGAACTACTCGATCTCTTCTGCCTGCGCGACCAGCGCCCACTGCATCGGTACCGCAGTTGAGCAAATCCAGCTGGGCAAGCAGGACATCGTATTCGCCGGCGGCGGTGAAGAAGAACATTGGAGCCAGTCGTTCCTGTTCGACGCCATGGGCGCCCTGTCCACTCAATACAACGACACGCCCGAGAAAGCGTCCCGTGCCTATGACAAAAATCGTGACGGTTTTGTTATTGCAGGTGGCGGCGGCATGGTCGTGGTTGAAGAGCTGGAACACGCCCTGGCCCGCGGCGCCAAGATCTACGCCGAAATCGTCGGCTACGGCGCGACTTCCGACGGCTACGACATGGTTGCTCCAAGCGGCGAAGGCGCCATCCGCTGCATGCAGATGGCAATGTCTACCGTTGACGGCCCGATCGATTACCTCAATACCCATGGCACCTCTACTCCGGTAGGCGACGCCAAGGAAATGGAAGGTGTTCGCGCGGTGTTCGGTGACAAGGCGCCAGCCATCAGCTCCACCAAAAGCCTGTCGGGTCACTCTCTGGGCGCCGCAGGCGTTCACGAAGCGATCTACTGCTTGCTGATGATGGAAGGCAACTTCATTGCCGGTTCTGCCAACATCGAAGAACTGGACCCGGTAGTTGCCGACATGCCGATCCTGACCCAGACCCGCGAGAACGTCACGCTGAACAATGTGATGAGCAACAGCTTCGGTTTCGGTGGCACAAACGCCACTCTGGTTCTGAAGCGCTGGACAGGCAAATAA
- a CDS encoding amidohydrolase family protein yields the protein MAWALSTSSLWVQARDYAYSDAHLHYVDFFQETAGMDTLLQAMASNRIEHVMISGIPVAKKWHEDEPKRPRYYAGDDADAYWYSATDVWVAAAVNALTPEQREHFHPFLSGFNPNDKNSAAHIQRMLDLNPGLWQGIGEVFTRHDDLTALISGDTPRANNEALHNVYTLAGEHDLPVLLHSNITSKREKNPLYLSELEEPLGKHPKTRFIWAHAGTSAEIHRHQTQMPFLLPTLERLLATYPNLYIDLSWSMLTPYLLDGQGKARPEWVALVERFPDRFMLGSDVVGRFDKLGEEMRSFDPFLDALAQSVAHKVARDNFLSVLPKKR from the coding sequence CTGGCCTGGGCCCTGTCGACTTCCAGCCTGTGGGTACAGGCCCGCGACTATGCCTACAGTGATGCGCACTTGCATTACGTCGACTTCTTCCAGGAAACAGCGGGAATGGACACGTTGCTTCAGGCAATGGCCAGTAACCGGATTGAGCACGTGATGATCTCCGGGATTCCCGTGGCCAAAAAATGGCATGAAGACGAGCCCAAGCGTCCGCGCTACTACGCCGGTGATGATGCGGATGCCTATTGGTACAGCGCGACCGATGTGTGGGTGGCCGCGGCGGTCAACGCCCTGACTCCTGAGCAGCGGGAGCACTTTCATCCGTTTCTGTCGGGGTTTAATCCCAATGACAAGAATTCGGCGGCGCATATTCAGCGCATGCTCGATCTGAATCCAGGGTTGTGGCAGGGCATTGGCGAGGTGTTTACCCGTCACGATGATCTGACGGCGCTGATCTCCGGGGATACGCCGCGAGCCAACAATGAAGCGCTGCACAACGTTTACACCTTGGCGGGTGAGCATGACCTGCCGGTCTTGCTGCATTCCAATATCACTTCAAAGCGCGAGAAGAATCCGTTGTATCTGTCTGAGCTTGAAGAGCCGTTGGGCAAGCATCCCAAAACCCGCTTTATTTGGGCCCATGCCGGTACCAGCGCCGAGATTCATCGACATCAGACGCAAATGCCATTTCTTTTGCCAACACTTGAGCGGCTACTGGCCACTTATCCGAACCTCTACATAGACCTGTCCTGGAGCATGCTCACGCCGTACCTGCTGGATGGGCAGGGCAAGGCAAGGCCTGAATGGGTTGCGCTTGTAGAGCGCTTCCCGGACCGCTTCATGCTGGGGTCGGATGTGGTAGGGCGTTTCGACAAATTGGGTGAGGAAATGCGTAGCTTCGATCCGTTTCTGGATGCATTGGCGCAAAGTGTTGCGCACAAGGTTGCCAGGGACAATTTCTTGTCGGTGTTGCCGAAAAAGCGCTAA
- a CDS encoding OsmC family protein, which translates to MTVTVNTESHEGFRHSIKIDDHEVFTDLPKAMGGESSAPSPHDYFDAALGACKALTLKLYAQKKDIPLTGVTVEIKHDASEEQLGKYALHVKLTLKGVLTDAQRQELHRVADKCPIHKLMTTADVTIETHLSEGAFSQ; encoded by the coding sequence ATGACTGTTACCGTTAATACCGAGTCCCACGAGGGTTTTCGTCACAGCATTAAAATCGACGATCACGAAGTGTTCACCGATTTGCCCAAAGCCATGGGCGGTGAAAGCTCTGCCCCCTCGCCCCATGATTATTTCGATGCCGCCCTGGGGGCCTGCAAGGCGCTGACCCTAAAGCTCTACGCGCAAAAGAAAGACATCCCGCTGACAGGCGTCACGGTCGAGATCAAACACGACGCCAGTGAAGAGCAACTCGGCAAATATGCACTGCACGTCAAACTGACGCTCAAAGGTGTGCTCACCGATGCCCAGCGCCAGGAACTGCACCGCGTAGCCGACAAGTGCCCGATCCATAAGCTGATGACCACCGCAGACGTCACCATCGAGACCCATTTGTCTGAAGGCGCATTCAGCCAGTAA
- a CDS encoding pirin family protein has translation MHTLTVIRPRAEDVEGQPILRPLPSAKCRNVGPFVFFDHMLRTHYPPGHGMNIRQHPHIGLSTLTYLFEGQLQHKDSLGSDQQVGPGEVSWMTAGAGIAHIERTPSSLLAQGSTLHGLQVWLASPKADEQGPGHYSHHRADSLPVSDNLGVRIRMIAGTGFCLASPVPVLSPTLYAEVHMQTATTLLIPAEHQERALYLLEGEAQLQGQAIERHCLILLPPAEELTLCADSDCHAVLFGGAALDGPRRMNWNFVASDPALLEQARARWAAGDWPTVPAETGRIELP, from the coding sequence ATGCACACACTTACCGTGATTCGGCCCCGCGCCGAGGACGTCGAAGGACAGCCGATCCTTCGCCCCCTGCCCTCAGCGAAATGCCGCAATGTCGGTCCCTTTGTTTTTTTCGATCATATGCTGCGCACTCACTATCCGCCCGGCCACGGGATGAATATCAGACAGCATCCGCATATTGGCCTGTCTACTCTGACCTATCTGTTCGAAGGACAGCTGCAGCACAAAGACAGCCTGGGCTCTGACCAACAGGTAGGCCCCGGTGAAGTCAGCTGGATGACCGCGGGTGCTGGCATTGCCCACATCGAACGTACGCCCTCCTCGCTTCTGGCGCAGGGATCAACCCTGCATGGTCTGCAAGTGTGGCTGGCGTCTCCCAAAGCCGATGAGCAAGGCCCGGGGCACTACAGCCACCACCGCGCCGATAGCTTGCCGGTCAGCGACAATCTGGGGGTAAGGATTCGCATGATTGCCGGTACAGGCTTTTGCCTGGCCTCCCCGGTGCCGGTGCTGTCGCCAACCTTGTATGCTGAAGTACATATGCAGACAGCCACCACCCTGCTTATCCCGGCCGAACACCAGGAACGCGCGCTGTATTTGCTGGAAGGCGAGGCGCAACTGCAAGGCCAGGCAATTGAACGCCATTGCCTGATACTTTTGCCGCCCGCAGAAGAACTGACTTTATGCGCCGACAGTGACTGCCATGCCGTGTTGTTCGGTGGCGCGGCGCTGGATGGACCCCGGCGCATGAACTGGAACTTTGTCGCCAGTGATCCGGCGCTGCTCGAGCAGGCCAGGGCGCGCTGGGCTGCAGGAGACTGGCCGACCGTTCCCGCAGAAACCGGTCGTATCGAATTGCCTTAG
- a CDS encoding Na+/H+ antiporter family protein, with protein sequence MNAVIAAVGIMLVLSLSRVHVVIALITGAVVGGLVGGLGIEATLDAFNSGLGGGAQVALSYAMLGAFAVAIAKSGLAHALADKALLMVNKQQAVGGNRLKWLLIGLLLVVAISSQNILPIHIAFIPLLVPPLLYVLTKLKIDRRLIACVMTFGLITPYMFLPVGFGNIFLNQILLANVSKSGVDVSQVNVTHAMAIPALGMLVGLLVAVFISYRKKREYDLARIEQIEQVAISYNPRTLLVAGVAIAAAFIIQLWLGSMIIGALAGFLIFSASGIVRWRETDDLFTEGMKMMAMIGFILIAASGFAEVMKATGEVKSLVEASASWINHSKGVGALLMLLVGLLVTMGIGSSFSTVPILAAIFVPLCVQLGFSPMAIVCIVGTAGALGDAGSPASDSTLGPTSGLNVDGQHHHIWDTVVPTFLHYNLPLLAFGWVAAMVL encoded by the coding sequence ATGAATGCAGTAATTGCCGCGGTCGGCATCATGCTGGTGCTCAGTCTGTCCCGTGTGCATGTGGTGATCGCCCTGATAACGGGGGCCGTCGTCGGCGGCCTCGTGGGCGGGCTGGGTATCGAAGCAACGCTCGATGCGTTTAACAGCGGGTTGGGTGGTGGCGCTCAGGTCGCCTTGTCCTACGCAATGCTGGGTGCCTTCGCGGTCGCCATCGCCAAGTCCGGGCTGGCCCATGCACTGGCCGACAAAGCCCTGCTCATGGTCAACAAACAGCAGGCTGTCGGGGGCAATCGGCTCAAGTGGTTACTGATTGGCTTGTTGCTGGTGGTCGCGATCTCCTCGCAGAACATCCTGCCGATTCATATCGCCTTCATCCCTCTGCTGGTTCCGCCCCTGTTGTACGTGCTGACCAAGCTGAAAATTGACCGGCGCTTGATTGCTTGTGTCATGACCTTTGGCTTGATCACGCCGTACATGTTTTTGCCGGTGGGTTTCGGAAATATCTTCCTCAATCAGATTCTGCTCGCCAACGTGAGCAAGAGCGGTGTGGATGTCAGTCAGGTCAATGTTACTCATGCGATGGCAATTCCCGCACTGGGAATGCTGGTCGGTCTGTTGGTGGCGGTGTTTATCAGCTACCGCAAAAAGCGTGAGTATGATCTGGCCAGGATCGAGCAGATCGAGCAGGTTGCCATCAGCTACAACCCGCGAACACTGCTGGTAGCCGGGGTTGCTATCGCGGCTGCATTTATCATTCAGTTGTGGCTGGGCTCCATGATCATTGGTGCGCTGGCCGGCTTTCTGATTTTTTCAGCGTCGGGGATTGTGCGCTGGCGTGAGACCGATGACCTGTTCACCGAAGGCATGAAGATGATGGCCATGATTGGCTTCATCCTGATTGCCGCTTCGGGTTTTGCTGAAGTGATGAAAGCCACCGGCGAAGTGAAATCACTGGTCGAAGCCTCAGCCAGCTGGATCAATCACAGCAAGGGGGTCGGTGCGCTGCTGATGCTGCTGGTCGGGTTGCTGGTGACCATGGGCATTGGTTCATCGTTTTCGACAGTGCCGATTTTGGCGGCGATTTTCGTGCCGCTGTGTGTACAGCTTGGTTTCAGTCCGATGGCCATCGTATGTATCGTCGGCACCGCCGGGGCCCTGGGCGATGCCGGTTCGCCGGCGTCGGATTCCACCCTTGGCCCGACGTCAGGTTTGAACGTTGACGGCCAGCATCACCATATCTGGGACACCGTGGTCCCCACTTTCCTGCATTACAACCTGCCACTGCTGGCCTTTGGCTGGGTCGCCGCAATGGTTCTGTAA
- a CDS encoding methyl-accepting chemotaxis protein, whose product MSATAQDVARSAAQAAQAARDADQATRQGLTIIDRTTASIDHLAADMSVAMTQVEGLAANSEKIGSVLEVIRAIAEQTNLLALNAAIEAARAGEAGRGFAVVADEVRNLARRTQESVEETRQVIEQLQIGTQEVVNSMSNSHRQAQGSVEQVGQAVTALQQIGNAVTVITDMNLQIASAAEEQSAVAEEINSNVASIRDVTESLSGQANESARVSQSLNSLANQQQKLMDQFRV is encoded by the coding sequence ATGAGCGCTACGGCGCAAGATGTAGCACGCAGCGCAGCGCAGGCGGCTCAGGCCGCACGTGATGCCGACCAGGCGACACGTCAGGGGCTGACTATCATTGATCGCACAACTGCCAGCATCGACCATCTGGCTGCCGACATGAGCGTAGCCATGACACAAGTTGAAGGGTTGGCAGCCAATAGCGAAAAAATCGGCTCTGTTCTGGAGGTCATTCGTGCGATTGCCGAACAGACCAATTTACTCGCCCTGAATGCTGCAATTGAGGCAGCGCGAGCAGGCGAAGCCGGACGCGGTTTTGCCGTGGTAGCCGACGAAGTGCGCAATCTGGCGCGGCGGACTCAGGAATCGGTCGAAGAAACCCGGCAGGTCATCGAACAGCTGCAAATCGGCACCCAGGAGGTCGTTAACTCCATGAGCAACAGCCATCGCCAGGCCCAGGGCAGTGTCGAGCAGGTCGGGCAGGCGGTAACGGCCTTGCAGCAAATAGGTAATGCCGTGACGGTTATCACCGACATGAACCTGCAGATTGCCAGTGCTGCGGAAGAACAGAGTGCAGTGGCTGAAGAGATCAACAGCAACGTGGCCAGCATCCGCGATGTAACGGAATCATTGTCCGGGCAAGCCAATGAATCTGCACGGGTAAGCCAGTCACTGAACTCGCTGGCCAATCAGCAACAAAAATTGATGGATCAGTTCCGCGTCTGA